From Chloroflexota bacterium:
GGGAGACAATGTGCTCGATTTCGATAATCCCTATTTTGCCCTCATGGACAAGCGGGAGATAATCGAGGCATTCATCGAGGCAGACAAGGAAGGCTTCGATGCTGCCTGCGTACATTGTTTTGGAGACCCGGGTGTCAAAGAAGCCAGGGCGGTAGTCAGCATACCGATCTTTGGGCCTGCTGAGTCCAGCATGCACTTTGCCTGCCAGTTAGGCCGCAAGTTCGCCATAATAGGCACCAACATGGCAGGGCAGCTTGCCCAGATCGAGGAGCAGGTCAAACAGGCAGGTCTGGAGGATCGGCTGATACCCAATGGGATACGATTTGATAAAGCCCCCTTTGTGAAGGTCTGGGAAAAGTGGCTTGGTAATCCCCAGTTGGCCGCTGATGCTGTGGCGGAAGTGGCCGCGGAATGTGTGAAAGATGGTGCCGATGCGATCGTGCTCGGCTGTGCCGGCACCAGCCTGTTCTGCAGCATGGTTGGCTTCAATAAGATCACCGTCGATGGACAGGTGGTACCGATCATCGACTCGGTGATGGTGGCCATGAAGACGGCTGAAATGGCTGTGGATATCAAGAAGGGGGCAGGCCTGCCGATTCCCAGCAGGACCAGGAACTACGTTCTGCCATCAAAAGAGGACTGGGCAAGAGTCAGGTCCAACTTCGGGCTGCCAGCGTAGCCTCAAAACGCGGCACAGACTAGTCTAGTGTTTCATAAACTGCTTTACAACGAGCGAGCTTGTCAAGAATGGCTTTGGCGGAGGCTTTCCACACCAATGGTTTAGGGTCGGCATTGGATATTGTCAGGTACTCCTCAATGGCATGGATCAACTCAGGCA
This genomic window contains:
- a CDS encoding aspartate/glutamate racemase family protein, translating into MKICLVHITEMPEGFHDIWFGMVQHSFNKVLRPDTEVVLKPIKHGLKGDNVLDFDNPYFALMDKREIIEAFIEADKEGFDAACVHCFGDPGVKEARAVVSIPIFGPAESSMHFACQLGRKFAIIGTNMAGQLAQIEEQVKQAGLEDRLIPNGIRFDKAPFVKVWEKWLGNPQLAADAVAEVAAECVKDGADAIVLGCAGTSLFCSMVGFNKITVDGQVVPIIDSVMVAMKTAEMAVDIKKGAGLPIPSRTRNYVLPSKEDWARVRSNFGLPA